AGGAGCAGAAGCCTGTTGTTTTCGTCGACGTCCACCGCGGCAAGCGAGACCCTGGAAGCATTATATCGATTACGGTTGGCGAGAGAATCTCTCTTAGTAAAGATAAGGGTCTTACCTTCATCGAATATTTGCGAATCCGCTGGAGTTTTTAGATTAGAATCCAAAACGACCTTCAGGGGATTACGGCCCTTAACCATTCTCACCGTAAGCCTTGGATTATCCTTGAGGATGGTGCCCACTCCGACCATCACCGCATCGGATTCCGCCCTCAACTGGTGCGCATAACGTCTTGCTTCTTCACCCGTTATCCATTCCGAGAAACCCTCTGAAGTAGCAAGCTTTCCGTCAAGAGTGGACGCTAGTTTGAGTATAACGTAAGGCAATCCAGTTTCACGGTGTTTTATGTAGGCCTTATTCAACTCCCTTGCCTCGCCTTCCATGAGTCCAACGTCTACCTTCAGATGAGAACGCAAAAGCAGTTCTATGCCTTTGCCGTCTACAAGCCTGTCCGGGTCCTTTATAGCTATCACAACGCGTCTGATTTTTGACTTTATTATCTGCTCCGAACATGGAGGAGTTCTTCCGAAATGAACACATGGCTCAAGATTAACGTAGAGTGTGGCGCCGTCAGCGGCTCCTCTTGCGTCTGCAAGGGCTATGGCCTCGGCGTGCGGACCGCCGCACCGGGAGTGAAAGCCTTTGCCTACGACCTCGCCGTTTTTTACGATAACGGCTCCAACCATCGGATTA
The DNA window shown above is from bacterium and carries:
- the ribD gene encoding bifunctional diaminohydroxyphosphoribosylaminopyrimidine deaminase/5-amino-6-(5-phosphoribosylamino)uracil reductase RibD, with the protein product MSDLLFPEFSKEDIYWMQEVLKLAERGRGNVSPNPMVGAVIVKNGEVVGKGFHSRCGGPHAEAIALADARGAADGATLYVNLEPCVHFGRTPPCSEQIIKSKIRRVVIAIKDPDRLVDGKGIELLLRSHLKVDVGLMEGEARELNKAYIKHRETGLPYVILKLASTLDGKLATSEGFSEWITGEEARRYAHQLRAESDAVMVGVGTILKDNPRLTVRMVKGRNPLKVVLDSNLKTPADSQIFDEGKTLIFTKRDSLANRNRYNASRVSLAAVDVDENNRLLLLDVLKELGRRHVSQLLVEGGGELASEFLRQGFVDFLSICINPSLMGKGVGYTDTIECGMISERMFLKNLRVTPMGDDLRLEAKPSMPEDKLKKGN